In Fusarium musae strain F31 chromosome 7, whole genome shotgun sequence, a single window of DNA contains:
- a CDS encoding hypothetical protein (EggNog:ENOG41) has translation MEALESSTPADPLPPASGLSAAPPVPVPVPVSVPIPSPPPAAATTVKDPLSTKSKVQSRSRSGSGAIAVAAPNVNAAVAALKKKESTSPGFSTPSKWPSVRSTNTARMPTTIVAKPLVPLSERRIHQKKPTTRSLKDSDSSLDNQGSLSRWEITPDGGSAGREGRQFTVANVGNNGRIYLRPTVRPAYQRTPQPQFVFPITPPSTAGLDAISNKQLQDETSELHVSQWTPTPEPSPYDGTRTYFDHDSQYPLRPVKHRRALSDSTVHEVSTAKDSEAGAFKIVISKPLEEYRPRTMEDFDSTSDPLLDITIPSWRIGVPRFTGRGTPMIRGSSYAPTEEFRSSSASLLSRPQGVLNSSHPDITSSRRPSSMAVPMLRISRNLSAMTQTPSTTQPSRTIRPSYQSNSKVEPAMFDDLTFKPACDDRTLVKYSAATGAVIAATPPRLVAEITSPSFLDYELISDFFLTFRAFLEPVDLLRMLIARLRWALARDDETGMVVRVRTFVALRHWILNYFMDDFVVDYNLRQTFCELLNDFVDELSQCNRSRKVQLKILGELKKCWRRVCALYWDGPNFDDSLDSSVPITPGGIAGHRDPSLDPSFWDRDDGETPRIESLLPLRRSPAERTSFIADISRAGHVGDSVVVEHRPSTPERQTARDSAEQQTSPISMTSMDIISCSFPSKIKPAQPHQTNPLAAHPVSTSAYHTGPVATTPRALVGKRVRPQAAHKRNNSLTDSLREHSTDKLSFKDQEFMMTTPYGGSLVRGNLLPPGQAFVDVEPDEFSTSLVPSPSLRPENRSLIKERIPAGAMSGHGMKKLLGTVRRALSTRGQGMSPTQGSLVNLGNIGPRGAITNRIPGTAVVPQSRHRPSGARPTVRIDLLGAEIVEDFKKAVRDEAAAEADRRGLPPPMSPNPSLTPTGDFHYSAAHMDTTNYDHITHEHRHRPSSDMAITTGSKSIVIVDDTTPFDPALLHRIPNSNASVEAFADTFKLTGGDPTPPSTPPAGNGGNTPRRSSYLLNQHVVRPSLDEDPLPPFVPDFETLAPVTSAPLSEDGSRVSYSTAARSTRNRPPVSYQNHRRNKSGRTHRSLNSILRRRSSFTNGLARRSTVQSFDATTVSAQSIAEPEPEEPMPPPLRILRRRPGGDLRAATNVGELDPVTLRRSQSVGSLTTYSESIRSSFMQSPRMASFGRGSFGKGSVVSIEYVQPRSEAFSVGQLADKPKRELSLFSTHSSKPAMRPSFEKEAQKLAQIPDDDDDGGIESALAKLEGKLPEKKSHKSAVSLQVPPQTIGEVMIASEQSEADRKKNHHEQELMVRETFMLDPEDSEPEPLIEPKEQSLSPERPTTEARSFLTGSSHESYSSVPILDRDSAKGRPWTNMSILEGSDEETTPRPHKTVLYTEDGGDSQHASYDFIEKTRSIEGIKPGDTAPSVEEDQSFLDDDSDLSSEMSADALEYEDSEYGDGILPRVKLPAHPLGSPAPPPNRKPPSPPMTLVQALEMSPPHCFTVPELHEDQVWGQKPLPPTPETTPTAAYVQTTDQASTDALRQVAKVDSFESNKYSAHLPFILAFDSEILAQQFTLIEKDALNEIDWKELIDMNWKDAAHSDSRSWVDFLRNSDAHGVEVVIARFNIMVKWAISEIVLTQGLEERVRCITKYIHIATHCRRYRNFATLAQLTIALSSNEVARLTKTWQHVAPQDLKTLQDLEKLVTPMRNFYNLRAEMEVGSDQGCIPFVGIYTHDLLYNAQRPSEMAGSPTTPPLINFERCRIAASVVKTLLRLLEASTRYKFQPIEGITERCLWMSALSDEDIRRHSEMLE, from the exons ATGGAGGCCCTGGAGTCTTCGACGCCCGCGGACCCGCTGCCACCAGCGTCTGGTCTCAGCGCGGCGCCCCCAGTCCCAGTCCCAGTCCCAGTCTCAGTCCCTATACCATCACCTCCTCCAGCTGCTGCAACTACTGTCAAGGATCCGTTGTCAACCAAATCAAAGGTTCAGTCCAGGTCTCGTTCCGGCTCAGGCGCTATCGCTGTTGCAGCCCCCAACGTGAATGCTGCCGTAGCAGCActcaagaaaaaggaatCCACCAGCCCTGGCTTCTCGACACCCAGTAAGTGGCCTTCTGTTAGGTCCACAAACACCGCGCGCATGCCCACAACTATCGTTGCGAAACCCTTGGTTCCTCTCTCAGAACGAAGAATACACCAGAAGAAACCCACAACCCGAAGTCTCAAGGACTCAGATTCCAGCCTAGATAACCAGGGCAGTCTGTCTCGATGGGAGATTACTCCAGACGGTGGATCGGCAGGTCGTGAAGGACGTCAATTCACTGTCGCCAACGTTGGGAACAATGGTCGCATATATTTGAG GCCGACCGTTCGCCCTGCGTACCAGCGAACTCCTCAGCCCCAATTCGTCTTTCCGATTACACCTCCCAGTACCGCAGGCTTGGATGCGATCTCTAATAAACAGCTTCAAGACGAGACGAGTGAACTTCACGTTAGTCAGTGGACGCCAACACCGGAACCTTCACCTTATGACGGTACCCGAACATACTTCGATCACGACTCTCAGTATCCGCTCCGGCCCGTGAAACATCGTCGCGCGCTTTCCGATAGCACGGTTCACGAGGTGTCCACTGCCAAAGATTCGGAAGCCGGGGCCTTCAAGATCGTCATTTCGAAACCATTGGAGGAATACCGACCTCGGACTATGGAAGATTTCGATTCGACTTCTGATCCTCTTCTTGACATTACGATACCATCGTGGCGCATAGGGGTTCCCCGATTCACGGGAAGAGGCACACCAATGATTCGCGGATCCTCGTACGCTCCCACTGAGGAGTTTCGCTCAAGTAGCGCCTCGCTACTGAGCCGACCTCAGGGAGTGCTAAATAGCTCGCACCCTGATATAACATCTTCAAGGAGGCCGAGTTCTATGGCTGTACCGATGTTGCGAATTTCTCGAAATTTATCAGCCATGACTCAGACTCCTTCAACCACACAACCTTCTCGAACCATTCGTCCAAGCTATCAATCAAATTCTAAAGTCGAACCCGCCATGTTCGATGACCTCACATTCAAGCCAGCCTGCGATGATCGTACATTAGTCAAATATTCTGCAGCAACTGGTGCTGTTATAGCTGCTACGCCACCGCGCCTCGTCGCCGAAATCACATCACCCAGTTTCCTCGATTACGAACTCATCTCCGACTTCTTTCTCACTTTCCGAGCGTTTCTGGAGCCCGTGGATCTTCTTCGTATGCTTATTGCGAGACTACGCTGGGCTTTGGctcgtgatgatgagacaGGCATGGTTGTTCGTGTTCGTACATTTGTTGCCCTTCGACATTGGATTCTCAACTATTTTATGGACGACTTCGTTGTGGATTATAACCTCCGACAAACGTTCTGCGAGCTACTCAACGACTTTGTGGATGAACTTTCGCAGTGCAACCGGTCTCGAAAGGTTCAGCTGAAGATTCTTGGAGAATTAAAGAAGTGTTGGCGAAGGGTTTGCGCATTGTACTGGGATGGCCCGAATTTCGACGACTCCCTCGATTCTAGCGTTCCTATTACGCCTGGTGGTATTGCTGGACATCGCGATCCCAGTCTGGATCCGTCTTTCTGGGACCGTGATGATGGCGAAACACCCCGTATCGAAAGTCTACTACCACTTAGAAGGAGTCCTGCCGAACGAACAAGCTTCATCGCCGATATTTCTCGAGCTGGCCATGTTGGAGATTCTGTTGTGGTTGAGCACCGTCCAAGCACCCCTGAACGACAAACCGCGAGGGATTCAGCAGAACAGCAGACATCGCCAATTAGCATGACTAGCATGGACATTATTTCATGCTCTTTTCCTAGCAAGATCAAACCTGCTCAGCCTCATCAAACGAACCCTCTAGCTGCTCACCCTGTATCGACCTCGGCTTACCACACTGGACCAGTGGCAACGACTCCCCGTGCCCTCGTTGGCAAGCGTGTGCGACCTCAAGCTGCTCACAAGCGAAACAACAGTTTGACCGATTCTTTGAGAGAGCACAGCACGGATAAACTGTCATTCAAGGATCAGGAGTTCATGATGACAACCCCATATGGAGGAAGTCTTGTCCGTGGAAATTTGTTACCTCCTGGCCAGGCTTTTGTCGATGTGGAACCGGATGAGTTCTCTACCAGCTTGGTACCTTCGCCCAGCCTTCGCCCTGAAAACCGAAGCCTCATCAAGGAAAGAATACCCGCTGGCGCGATGTCTGGACACGGtatgaagaagctgctgggAACTGTTCGAAGAGCCTTGAGTACTAGGGGACAAGGCATGTCTCCCACTCAAGGGAGCCTCGTCAATCTTGGTAACATTGGTCCTCGTGGCGCGATAACAAATCGCATCCCTGGAACGGCTGTCGTACCCCAAAGCCGCCATAGGCCTAGCGGAGCTCGCCCGACTGTGAGAATTGACCTGCTCGGTGCCGAGATCGTAGAGGATTTCAAGAAGGCGGTGCGAgatgaggctgctgctgaagctgaTCGTCGTGGATTACCACCACCAATGTCTCCTAACCCATCCCTGACTCCTACCGGAGACTTTCACTACTCGGCTGCTCACATGGATACAACCAACTATGATCATATTACGCACGAGCATAGACATAGACCGTCTAGCGACATGGCCATTACTACAGGCAGCAAATCCATTGTCATCGTGGATGACACAACACCTTTCGACCCGGCGCTCCTCCACCGAATTCCCAATAGCAATGCTTCTGTTGAGGCCTTTGCAGATACTTTCAAGTTGACGGGAGGTGATCCAACTCCCCCCTCTACTCCTCCTGCTGGCAATGGCGGAAACACACCTCGACGTTCCTCATACCTCCTCAACCAACATGTTGTTCGGCCATCGTTGGATGAAGATCCTTTGCCGCCATTTGTTCCCGATTTCGAGACCCTCGCCCCTGTCACCAGCGCACCCCTATCAGAGGATGGTAGCCGAGTCTCATACTCTACAGCAGCTCGAAGTACTCGCAACCGCCCTCCTGTGTCGTATCAGAACCACCGCCGCAACAAGTCTGGCAGGACTCATCGGTCTCTGAACTCGATTCTTCGCCGCCGCAGCTCATTCACAAACGGCCTTGCTCGCCGATCAACAGTTCAGAGCTTCGATGCCACAACAGTCTCTGCCCAATCGATCGCGGAACCTGAGCCCGAGGAGCCTATGCCACCGCCTCTGCGAATTCTTCGACGACGACCTGGAGGAGACCTGCGAGCTGCCACGAACGTGGGAGAGCTGGATCCTGTTACGCTGAGGAGATCCCAATCTGTTGGCTCATTGACAACATATTCAGAGTCAATTCGCAGCTCTTTCATGCAGAGCCCTCGGATGGCGTCTTTTGGTCGTGGATCTTTCGGTAAAGGTTCAGTTGTCTCCATTGAGTATGTGCAGCCTAGAAGCGAGGCCTTCTCTGTTGGACAACTTGCAGATAAACCGAAGCGAGAGCTTTCACTATTCAGCACTCACTCATCCAAGCCTGCTATGCGTCCATCATTTGAAAAGGAGGCCCAGAAACTGGCTCAGATTcctgatgacgacgatgatggcggAATCGAGTCTGCTTTGGCCAAGCTTGAGGGCAAGCTCCCCGAGAAGAAGTCACACAAGTCGGCTGTCAGCCTTCAAGTTCCCCCTCAGACAATTGGCGAGGTCATGATCGCGTCAGAGCAGTCAGAAGCGGACCGGAAGAAGAATCACCATGAACAAGAGCTGATGGTTAGGGAGACGTTCATGCTGGATCCTGAGGATAGTGAACCAGAGCCTTTGATTGAGCCGAAAGAGCAAAGCCTCTCACCCGAGAGACCTACAACCGAAGCGAGATCATTCTTGACTGGTTCGTCTCATGAAAGCTATTCCTCTGTTCCTATCCTCGATCGAGACTCCGCGAAGGGTCGCCCTTGGACCAACATGTCTATCCTCGAGGGCTCAGATGAAGAAACAACGCCTCGACCACACAAGACCGTCTTGTATACCGAGGATGGAGGCGACTCGCAGCATGCTTCTTACGACTTTATTGAGAAGACGCGAAGCATTGAAGGCATCAAGCCTGGCGACACTGCTCCCTCAGTGGAAGAGGACCAATCGttccttgacgatgacagTGATCTTTCATCCGAAATGTCGGCGGATGCCCTCGAATATGAAGACTCGGAATATGGGGATGGTATTTTGCCTCGAGTGAAGCTCCCTGCTCATCCTCTTGGCTCGCCCGCTCCACCCCCTAATCGCAAGCCCCCTTCTCCTCCCATGACTCTTGTGCAAGCGCTGGAGATGTCACCACCTCACTGCTTCACAGTCCCTGAGTTACACGAGGATCAAGTCTGGGGCCAGAAGCCCCTTCCTCCAACTCCTGAGACTACGCCTACCGCTGCGTACGTTCAGACAACTGACCAAGCATCCACCGATGCACTTCGTCAAGTTGCCAAGGTGGACTCCTTCGAGAGCAACAAGTATTCTGCTCACTTGCCATTCATCCTGGCTTTCGACTCGGAGATTCTCGCTCAACAGTTCACGCTCATCGAAAAGGACGCGCTGAACGAGATTGACTGGAAGGAACTCATTGACATGAACTGGAAGGATGCTGCTCATAGCGACTCTCGATCGTGGGTTGACTTCCTCCGTAACTCTGACGCCCATGGTGTTGAAGTAGTCATTGCTCGCTTTAACATCATGGTCAAATGGGCCATCTCTGAGATTGTCTTGACGCAAGGCCTAGAGGAGAGAGTACGGTGCATCACCAAGTACATTCATATCGCCACGCACTGTCGCCGTTACCGCAACTTTGCTACCCTCGCTCAGCTCACCATCGCTCTGTCGAGCAACGAAGTCGCTAGACTCACCAAGACTTGGCAGCATGTCGCTCCTCAAGACCTGAAGACActgcaagatcttgagaagctggtcaCTCCTATGCGCAACTTCTATAACCTACGTGCGGAGATGGAAGTTGGCTCTGACCAAGGCTGTATTCCTTTCGTTGGTATCTATACCCACGATCTGCTTTACAATGCTCAGCGACCATCTGAGATGGCTGGCTCCCCTACAACGCCTCCTTTGATTAACTTTGAACGATGTCGCATCGCGGCCTCTGTTGTCAAGACACTGCTTCGGTTGTTGGAGGCCAGTACCCGATACAAGTTCCAGCCCATTGAAGGCATCACTGAGCGCTGTCTTTGGATGAGCGCCTTGAGCGACGAGGATATTCGACGTCACTCGGAAATGCTCGAATAA
- a CDS encoding hypothetical protein (EggNog:ENOG41~BUSCO:EOG09263OD3): MSFRSKIPETPRVISPSPTPSERDAADYMGPVTRSAARRRTPTPQPLEEESDEDLPESPEFRRARTRSRSPIDTQAVTRLTRRTSTAAKAGNVSKDTIPEEQATSNGALGSNGNGKSTTSNGHLAPPQPATPVGWSWRDFSRSPSPLGLIPIHRHWRTFVHKHEVPRKVLHVSIGFFVIWLYVTGTQTTSVTPWLMSALIPIAATDWLRHRYASVNRLYVKVLGALMRESEYSGWNGVIFYLLGAWIVLYGFPKDVGIMSVLLLSWCDTAASTFGRLWGRYTPRLRRGKSLAGSTAAFLVGVGTSYFFYGWLVPTVGPFPGDENFLFKGVLSLPKTICEAVGVSKEQTTISGALALGVMSVWSGFVASASEVVDIFGWDDNLTIPVLSGLGIWGFLKVFS, translated from the coding sequence ATGTCCTTCCGATCCAAGATCCCGGAGACCCCCCGCGTCATCTCGCCGAGTCCCACCCCATCCGAGCGCGATGCCGCCGATTACATGGGCCCCGTTACACGCTCGGCTGCCCGGAGACGGACACCCACGCCGCAGCCCCTCGAGGAGGAGTCCGATGAGGATCTACCCGAGTCCCCCGAGTTTCGACGCGCCCGAACCCGCAGCCGCTCGCCGATCGATACACAGGCCGTGACGCGCTTGACGAGGCGTACGAGCACTGCTGCTAAGGCGGGCAATGTGTCCAAGGATACTATTCCAGAGGAGCAGGCGACGTCTAATGGGGCGCTCGGCAGTAACGGCAACGGAAAGTCCACGACATCAAATGGCCACCTTGCGCCGCCTCAACCTGCAACACCGGTGGGATGGTCCTGGCGTGACTTTAGTCGAAGTCCCAGTCCCTTGGGCCTTATCCCTATCCACCGACACTGGAGAACCTTTGTACACAAGCACGAGGTACCCCGCAAGGTGCTCCACGTGTCGATCGGTTTCTTCGTTATCTGGCTCTACGTGACGGGAACTCAGACTACATCAGTCACACCGTGGCTCATGTCAGCGCTCATCCCAATCGCTGCCACTGACTGGCTCCGACACCGATATGCGTCCGTCAACCGTCTCTATGTCAAGGTCCTCGGTGCTTTGATGCGCGAGAGCGAGTACTCTGGCTGGAACGGTGTGATCTTCTACCTCCTCGGTGCCTGGATCGTCCTCTATGGCTTCCCTAAAGATGTTGGTATCATGAGCGTTCTCTTGCTCAGCTGGTGCGACACCGCTGCCAGCACCTTCGGTCGACTTTGGGGCCGATATACCCCCCGTCTTCGCAGGGGCAAGTCTCTTGCTGGCTCGACTGCTGCTTTCCTCGTTGGCGTTGGCACATCGTACTTCTTCTACGGCTGGCTCGTCCCTACAGTTGGCCCATTCCCTGGTGACGAGAACTTCCTCTTCAAGGGTGTTCTCTCGCTGCCCAAGACCATCTGCGAGGCTGTTGGTGTCTCCAAGGAGCAGACAACCATCTCTGGAGCCCTCGCGCTCGGTGTCATGAGCGTGTGGTCCGGCTTTGTCGCTTCTGCCAGTGAAGTAGTTGACATCTTCGGTTGGGATGATAACCTGACGATTCCCGTGCTCAGCGGTCTTGGTATTTGGGGCTTCCTCAAGGTCTTCTCTTAG
- a CDS encoding hypothetical protein (BUSCO:EOG09260NC6), with protein MNRPFRPHPGQQGAPPRAARLHVETIEDKTLRTRFVYNNKCAVSPEDFPPNRDGSDHHILIRGGQPVGEYVVTATPIPGFPRGGISLTDAQRTWAGITMRDEFIGEIYNPFSARSDAYLGTVELSITFRTQSKKTDVPYDEDELSKLFIDSYQNQVLAPGQRMLMDHRNIPLLVIVESVVLTGLDTSSEAEQKSQDPNARGILIPQSKVFFHAKTGDGFKLKPSVNKPNASAIFAPSFKFDDLGIGGLDTQISTIFRRVFASRIFPPGIVAKMGIDHVKGLLLYGPPGTGKTLIARQLGKTLNAHEPKIVNGPEVLNKFVGQSEENIRKLFADAEKEYKQKGDESGLHIIIFDELDAVCKQRGSGSGGGTGVGDTVVNQLLAKLDGVDKLNNILLIGMTNRKDMIDEALLRPGRLEVQLEISLPDEEGRFGIIKIHTSKFVKNDILDHDVDLAELARLTKNYSGAEIAGLVKAAAASAFSRHTDANQITVTKDIEHMKVKWSDFLLALSEVRPAYGASDTDLEAVLHSEIIHYSPDIQNILNDVLGVSHMVQEHPKHHKSSIIFHGAQGSGKTALAAHIAKLSDIPFIRIITPHKLLEYRDDIAKSEFITKTFNDAQKSAVSLLILDSIEKLIGWNPIGPRFSATIANTISALVAKDAVQGHRLLIFATTSKLSILEELELAKDFSRDVYVPTVSSLRELKTVLQSRGGVAAGSADQTLARIYEHAGGDQVGVGIKPIMEFIAEAEMSEDSDLFVNKFSNSVVKRIQSQRIR; from the exons ATGAATCGTCCATTCCGCCCTCATCCAGGGCAACAGGGAGCTCCGCCTCGGGCAGCACGGCTGCATGTCGAGACCATCGAAGATAAGACTCTCAGAACCAGATTCGTTTACAACAACAA ATGCGCCGTGTCCCCCGAAGACTTCCCTCCCAACCGAGATGGCTCTGACCATCATATCCTCATCCGTGGCGGACAGCCTGTTGGCGAATACGTCGTCACTGCCACGCCTATTCCAGGCTTCCCGAGAGGCGGTATCAGTCTCACCGACGCTCAGCGAACATGGGCCGGCATCACCATGAGGGACGAGTTCATCGGCGAGATCTACAATCCATTCAGCGCTCGTTCCGATGCGTACCTTGGCACTGTCGAGCTTTCGATCACTTTCAGAACCCAAAGCAAGAAGACAGACGTTCCctacgatgaggatgagctcTCCAAGCTCTTCATTGACTCGTACCAGAACCAAGTGCTTGCTCCTGGGCAGCGCATGCTTATGGACCATCGCAACATTCCTCTTCTCGTCATTGTCGAGTCCGTGGTACTCACGGGCTTGGACACGTCTTCAGAAGCGGAACAGAAGAGCCAGGACCCCAATGCTAGAGGTATCCTGATTCCCCAGAGCAAGGTGTTCTTCCACGCCAAAACAGGAGATGGCTTCAAACTCAAACCTTCGGTGAACAAGCCCAACGCTAGCGCAATCTTCGCTCCCAGTTTCAAGTTTGACGATCTTGGAATTGGTGGTTTGGACACTCAGATTTCCACCATTTTCCGCCGTGTGTTTGCGTCTCGTATTTTCCCTCCTGGTATAGTCGCCAAGATGGGCATTGATCACGTCAAGGGACTACTACTTTATGGTCCCCCAGGAACTGGTAAAACCCTGATTGCCCGACAATTGGGCAAAACTCTAAACGCTCACGAACCTAAGATCGTCAACGGTCCCGAAGTGCTAAACAAGTTTGTGGGCCAGTCCGAGGAGAATATCAGAAAGTTATTtgcagatgcagagaagGAGTACAAGCAAAAGGGAGACGAGAGCGGCcttcacatcatcatctttgatgagcttgatgctgtTTGTAAGCAGCGAGGTTCCGGATCTGGTGGCGGCACAGGAGTTGGTGATACTGTTGTCAACCAGCTCCTTGCCAAGCTCGATGGTGTGGATAAACTTAACAATATCCTTTTGATCGGCATGACCAATCGAAAGGATATGATCGATGAGGCTCTGCTACGACCTGGTCGTCTAGAAGTCCAGCTAGAGATCTCTCTTCCTGATGAAGAGGGTCGATTTGGTATCATCAAGATTCACACCTCCAAATTTGTCAAGAACGACATCTTGGACCATGACGTCGACTTGGCTGAGCTTGCCCGCCTTACCAAGAATTACTCTGGTGCTGAAATTGCTGGTCTGGTCAAGGCAGCGGCAGCCAGTGCATTCTCTCGCCACACTGATGCCAACCAGATCACTGTTACAAAGGATATCGAGCACATGAAAGTCAAGTGGAGCGATTTCTTACTGGCTCTCAGTGAGGTCCGGCCTGCATACGGTGCCTCCGATACGGATTTGGAGGCGGTTCTCCATTCTGAAATTATACATTATTCGCCTGACATCCAAAACATATTGAACGACGTGCTTGGTGTTTCGCACATGGTCCAGGAGCATCCTAAACACCATAAATCTTCGATCATTTTCCACGGCGCTCAGGGCAGCGGCAAAACAGCCCTCGCTGCACACATCGCAAAGCTTTCAGACATCCCTTTCATCCGGATCATCACGCCccacaagcttctcgagtATCGCGATGACATAGCCAAGTCGGAATTTATCACGAAGACCTTCAACGATGCGCAGAAATCGGCCGTCAGTCTTCTGATATTGGACAGCATCGAAAAGCTGATTGGATGGAACCCTATTGGGCCTCGATTCTCGGCAACAATAGCCAATACAATATCTGCTTTGGTCGCCAAAGACGCTGTTCAG GGCCATCGCCTCCTTATCTTTGCAACGACTTCTAAACTCAGTATTCTCGAGGAGCTCGAGTTAGCCAAGGACTTCTCGCGGGATGTATACGTGCCAACAGTATCTAGCCTTCGTGAACTGAAGACAGTTCTGCAATCAAGGGGCGGCGTTGCGGCTGGAAGCGCCGATCAAACCCTCGCTCGTATCTATGAGCATGCTGGAGGGGATCAAGTTGGAGTTGGCATCAAGCCAATCATGGAATTCATCGcggaggctgagatgagcGAAGACAGTGATCTCTTCGTCAATAAATTCTCGAACTCGGTAGTGAAGAGGATACAAAGCCAGCGGATTCGGTAG
- a CDS encoding hypothetical protein (EggNog:ENOG41), whose translation MSSHYTPAGYSMPLPVPSKGSQYPTYSQYSVSPPECDDSVSSASGIPSYSNGGYSATSSGYQYSGGYGEYESTRSASGVDFQEYMQDRFANSFDPIPLDRSMAVQAQTSGKMNAKHRELMELQKKAQARLAKTRERFQEGMRDAHEVRSDLEWTQKKVGSLKTKASRKHGKEYSKARARFPSPEN comes from the exons atgtcttctcaCTACACTCCTGCGGGCTACTCCATGCCTCTTCCCGTTCCCTCCAAGGGCTCCCAATACCCCACCTACAGCCAGTATTCCGTCTCGCCTCCGGAATGTGATGACTCGGTTAGCTCCGCCTCGGGCATCCCCTCCTACAGCAATGGTGGATACTCGGCTACCTCATCCGGGTACCAATATTCTGGCGGGTACGGCGAATATGAAAGCACTCGCTCTGCTAGCGGTGTTGACTTCCAGGAGTACATGCAAGACCGCTTTGCCAACTCTTTTGACCCAATCCCCCTTGACCGCAGTATGGCCGTGCAAGCTCAGAC ATCTGGTAAAATGAATGCCAAACACCGCGAGCTTATGGAGCTTCAGAAGAAGGCTCAGGCTCGTCTTGCGAAGACTCGTGAGCGCTTCCAGGAGGGTATGCGAGACGCCCATGAGGTGCGCAGCGATCTTGAATGGACACAAAAGAAAGTTGG CTCGCTGAAGACCAAAGCTTCTCGCAAGCATGGCAAAGAGTACAGCAAGGCCCGCGCACGATTTCCATCCCCTGAGAACTAG
- a CDS encoding hypothetical protein (EggNog:ENOG41) has product MPLHLLGKKSWNVYNADNIARVRRDEAAAKAAEEAEEQRMQEIDAQRRLAILRGEVPPPVEDDEPPKDEEPPVRDRDALQRTSTRRKRKLPGEDDTDFEMRIARENDNSALVRIEPERKSTSSAPLVDRNGHIDLLGDEKSRAHAEKNEEAEKEAKKKKQSHEDQYTMRFSNATGKDGVLKPWYSQSDAAVPDASSKDVWGNQDPNRKERDAKRMVSNDPLAMMKMGASKVREIKQERKRFQEEREEELKQMRRDERHREKRRRRHHDRDRSRERHRGRDRDEERSPIRHERRHRSREGRHSHSGYSDSRSRRHDRRDREGSRHERHYEESRERKERHRGDDESHKRDSRSSEGVSHERRRHHSKS; this is encoded by the exons ATGCCACT CCACTTACTAGGAAAGAAGTCGTGGAACGTGTACAATGCCGACAACATCGCCCGTGTTCGTCGCGATGAAGCCGCCGCAAAGGCcgccgaagaagctgaggaacAGCGTATGCAAGAGATAGATGCACAACGGCGCCTGGCTATTCTTCGAGGAGAAGTACCACCACCGGTCGAAGACGATGAACCACCAAAAGACGAGGAGCCTCCCGTTCGTGATCGCGATGCGTTGCAAAGGACGAGTACGCGACGGAAACGAAAACTACCAGGCGAGGACGATACCGACTTTGAGATGCGAATAGCAAGAGAAAATGACAACTCGGCTCTTGTAAGAATAGAGCCTGAGAGGAAGAGCACAAGTTCTGCCCCCCTTGTGGATCGTAATGGGCATATTGATCTTCTAGGCGATGAAAAGTCCAGAGCTCatgctgagaagaatgaagaggctgaaaaggaagccaagaagaaaaagcagaGCCACGAGGATCAGTACACAATGCGCTTCTCGAATGCTACAGGAAAGGATGGCGTTCTTAAACCATGGTACTCTCAATCTGATGCTGCAGTCCCTGATGCTTCGTCAAAAGACGTTTGGGGAAACCAGGACCCCAATCGCAAAGAACGAGACGCCAAGCGCATGGTATCCAACGATCCTCTCGCTATGATGAAAATGGGAGCTTCTAAGGTTCGGGAGATCAAACAGGAGAGGAAGCGTTTccaggaagaaagagaagaagagttgAAGCAGATGCGCCGAGATGAACGACACCGTGAGAAACGGCGTAGAAGGCACCATGATAGGGACAGGAGTAGAGAGCGACATAGGGGTCGCGATCGTGATGAGGAGAGGTCTCCCATTCGGCATGAGCGGAGACACAGgtcaagagaaggaagacaTAGCCATAGTGGTTATTCTGATTCACGAAGTCGAAGACATGACCGTCGCGATAGAGAAGGGTCACGGCATGAGAGGCACTACGAGGAGAGTCGAGAACGAAAAGAGAGACACCGgggagatgatgagtctCATAAGAGAGACTCGCGATCTTCAGAGGGGGTTAGTCATGAACGACGACGACACCATTCCAAAAGCTGA